A region from the Aegilops tauschii subsp. strangulata cultivar AL8/78 chromosome 5, Aet v6.0, whole genome shotgun sequence genome encodes:
- the LOC120964976 gene encoding GDSL esterase/lipase At5g03610-like, with amino-acid sequence MAFFRPPSASSSSSSSFLNSVEARPAPAGGHQNKSSSNTFFVFGDDFADNGNLPLTEPVTKMSRQWAYPYGSVYTDAHGFPRPNTPSGRFSNCKIQSDFIGKALPYITTKKVLLYYASTSVIGLSSPSDTNAYIGKVTKEVAANVEQLLKLGVKKVLVNNLHPIGCTPSQTRTNNYTACDIFGNLGASIHNDNLKQVMTVKKNVQIIDLYTSFTSIVDHAPGKGSDLSKQFKRKLSPCCESLDSNGYCGQQGESSSELLYTVCDKSDKFFYWDDMHPTHAGWEAIMKQLEKPLKEFVDQE; translated from the exons ATGGC CTTCTTCCGGCCGCCCTCGGCCTCGTCGTCCTCCTCATCCTCGTTCCTCAATAGTGTGGAGGCCCGGCCAGCCCCTGCCGGCGGCCATCAGAACAAGTCGTCCAGCAACACCTTCTTCGTCTTCGGGGACGACTTCGCCGACAACGGGAACCTCCCTCTCACCGAACCCGTCACCAAGATGTCGCGGCAATGGGCCTACCCCTACGGCTCCGTGTATACCGATGCCCATGGGTTTCCGCGACCAAATACTCCGTCTGGCCGCTTCTCCAACTGCAAAATCCAGTCAGATTTCATTGGTAAGGCACTACCTTATATTACCACAAAAAAAGTACTGTTATATTATGCAAGCACGAGCGTGATTGGCCTAAGTAGCCCCAGTGAT ACTAATGCTTATATTGGAAAGGTGACAAAAGAGGTTGCGGCTAATGTGGAGCAATTGTTGAAGCTCGGGGTGAAAAAAGTTCTTGTCAACAACTTGCACCCTATCGGTTGCACGCCGTCACAAACCCGAACCAATAACTACACCGCGTGCGATATTTTTGGAAATTTGGGTGCATCAATTCACAACGATAACCTGAAACAAGTCATGACAGTAAAGAAGAATGTCCAGATCATCGACCTATACACCTCATTTACTAGTATTGTGGATCATGCGCCAG GTAAAGGCTCGGATCTATCTAAGCAATTCAAGCGCAAACTGTCGCCCTGTTGCGAGAGTTTGGATTCGAATGGCTATTGCGGACAACAAGGCGAGTCGTCCTCAGAGCTTCTATACACCGTGTGCGACAAGTCCGACAAATTTTTCTATTGGGACGACATGCACCCCACACATGCAGGATGGGAGGCTATCATGAAACAGTTGGAAAAGCCTTTGAAGGAGTTTGTAGATCAAGAGTAG